DNA sequence from the Streptomyces sp. NBC_01497 genome:
CAGAGGTCCGGCACGCCCTGGGCGGCGAGGAACATGACCGGCACGGTGGTGATGAGCAGCAGCTCGATGATCCGGGGCTTCGTCAGCTCCACGAACGCCTTGACACGCGCTCCGAACGGCCGACGGGCCCTCGGGCTCGAAGTCGCGGCGACCCCTGCGGGTCGGGACTCGACGGCCGTCACGTACACCCCTGACAGAGAAATCCCAGCAAGCTCCGGGCGTAGTGAAGCCCCGGTGAAGTCTTGCGCGTACCACGCCACTCTAGACGTTGCCCAGATGCCGTTCTTCGCGGGGGTGGGTCGTGTTGGGGCGCCCCGTGGCCATACGAAAGGCTCACCGGGAGGCAGACTTCCGCCCCGGGCCGCACCCTGGGAATGCAGGGGAAATGCGCGGGAAATGCATGCGTGAGTCCGTCGCGGGCGCAAGGGTAGGCTCGACATCGAACCGGTGCGCCCGCAGGACACCGGCCGCGACATGTGGAGAGGAGCCCTGACTCAGGGTGAGCACCAAGCCGACCACCACAGACCTCGAGTGGACAGAGCTGGACCAGAGGGCGGTCGACACCGTCCGTGTCCTGGCAGCGGATGCCGTGCAGAAGGTCGGCAACGGCCATCCCGGTACGGCGATGAGCCTGGCCCCTGCCGCGTACACCCTCTTCCAGAAGGTGATGCGGCACGACCCCGCCGACGCGGACTGGACCGGCCGTGACCGGTTCGTCCTGTCCGCGGGACATTCGTCCCTGACCCTCTACATCCAGCTCTACCTGGCCGGGTTCGGCCTGGAGCTGGATGACCTGAAGGCCCTGCGGACATGGGGTTCCAAGACCCCCGGGCACCCGGAGTACGGCCACACGGTCGGCGTGGAGACGACGACGGGCCCCCTGGGCCAGGGCGTCGCCAACGCGGTCGGCATGGCCATGGCCACCCGCTACGAGCGCGGACTGTTCGACCCGGACGCCGAGCAGGGCGCGTCCCCGTTCGACCACTTCATCTACGCGATCGCGGGCGACGGTTGCCTTGAGGAGGGCATCTCGGCCGAGGCGTCCTCCCTCGCGGGCCACCAGAAGCTCGGCAACCTGATCCTGCTGTGGGACGACAACCACATCTCGATCGAGGGCGACACGGAGACCGCGGTCAGCGAGGACACCGTCAAGCGCTACGAGGCGTACGGCTGGCACGTCCAGCGCGTGGAGCCGAAGGCGGACGGCGACCTCGACCCGAAGGCCCTGTACACGGCGATCGAGAAGGCCAAGGCCGTCACCGACCGGCCCTCCTTCATCGCGATGCGCTCGATCATCGCCTGGCCGGCCCCGCACGCCCAGAACACCGAGGCCGCGCACGGCTCGGCGCTGGGCACGGACGAGGTCGCCGCCATCAAGCGGGTCCTCGGCTTCGACCCCGAGCAGGACTTCGAGGTCGCCGACGAGGTCGTCGGGCACACCCGCAAGGCGCTCGACCGGGGCCGCGAGGCGCGGGCCGAGTGGGAGAAGACCTTCGCCGCGTGGCGCACCGCGAACCCGGAGCACGCCCAGACCTTCGACCGGGTCGCCTCGGGCGCCCTGCCCGAGGGCTGGGAGGACGCGCTGCCCGTCTTCGAGACCGGCACGTCGCTCGCGACGCGCGCCGCGTCCGGCAAGGTCCTGCAGTCGCTCGGCCCGGTCGTCCCCGAACTGTGGGGCGGCTCCGCCGACCTGGCGGGCTCGAACAACACGACGTTCGACAAGAACTCGTCGTTCCTGCCCGTCGGCAACCCCCTGCCGGAGGCGGACCAGTACGGCCGCACCATTCACTTCGGCATCCGCGAGCACTCGATGGCCGCGGAGATGAACGGCATCACGCTGCACGGCAACACCCGTGTCTACGGCGGTACGTTCCTCATCTTCTCGGACTACATGCGCAACGCGGTACGCCTGTCCGCGCTGATGCACCTGCCGGTGACGTACGTGTGGACGCACGACTCGATCGGCCTCGGCGAGGACGGCCCGACGCACCAGCCGATCGAGCAACTGGCCACGCTGCGCGCCATCCCCGGCCTCAACGTGGTCCGCCCGGCGGACGCGAACGAGACGGTCATCGCCTGGCGCGAGATCCTGCGCCGTTACACCAAGGAGTACGGCAAGGGGCACCCGCACGGCCTCGCGCTGACCCGCCAGGGCGTGCCGACGTACGCGCCGAACGAGGACACGGCACGCGGCGGTTACGTGCTCGCCGAGGCCGAGGGCGGCACCCCGCAGGTCGTGCTCATCGGCACGGGCTCCGAGGTGCAGCTCGCCGTCGAGGCGCGCGAGCGGCTCCAGGCCGAGGGGGTCCCGACGCGCGTCGTCTCGATGCCGTCGGTCGAGTGGTTCGAGGAGCAGAGCCAGGAGTACCGCGAATCCGTCCTGCCGCCGTCCGTGAAGGCGCGCGTGGCGGTCGAGGCGGGAATCGCCCTGACCTGGTACCGGTACGTGGGCGACGCGGGCCGTGTCGTCTCGATCGAGCACTTCGGTGCGTCGGCGGACGGCAAGGTCCTCTTCCGTGAGTTCGGCTTCACCGCCGACGCGGTTCTCGCCGCCGCGCGGGAATCTCTCGACGCCTCCGCACGCTGACGCCAGTACACGACAAGTAGGAGATGCAACCGACATGACAGACGCACTGAAGCGCCTCTCCGACGAAGGCGTAGCGATCTGGCTGGACGACCTGTCACGCAAGCGGATCACCTCGGGCAACCTGGCCGAGCTGATCGACGAGCAGCACGTGGTGGGCGTCACGACGAACCCTTCGATCTTCCAGAAGGCGATCTCCCAGGGCGACGGGTACGACACCCAGCTCACCGAGCTCGCGGCCCGCAAGGTGACCGTCGAGGAAGCCATCCGCATGATCACCACGGCGGACGTCCGCGACGCCGCCGACATCCTGCGCCCCACCTTCGACGCGACGGGCGGCACGGACGGCCGGGTGTCCATCGAGGTGGACCCCCGCCTCGCGCACAACACGCTGGCCACGCTCGCCGAGGCCAAGCAGCTGGCCTGGCTGGTGGACCGGCCGAACACGCTGATCAAGATTCCGGCGACCAGGGCCGGCATCCCCGCGATCACCGAGACCATCGGCCGCGGTATCAGCGTCAACGTGACCCTGATCTTCTCGCTGGAGCGCTACCGGGAGGTCATGGACGCCTACCTGAGCGGACTGGAGAAGGCCAAGGCCGCCGGCCTGGACCTGTCCAAGATCCACTCCGTGGCGTCGTTCTTCGTCTCCCGTGTCGACACCGAGGTCGACAAGCGCCTCGACGCGCTGGGCACCGACGAGGCCAAGGCCGCCCGCGGCAAGGCCGCGGTCGCCAACGCCCGCCTCGCCTACGAGGCGTACGAGGAGGTCTTCGGCAGCGACCGCTGGGCCGTCCTCGACCGCGCGCAGGCCAACAAGCAGCGCCCGCTGTGGGCCTCCACGGGCGTCAAGGACAAGGCGTACAAGGACACGATGTACGTGGACGACCTGGTCGCCCCGAACACCGTGAACACCATGCCCGAGGCGACCCTGTACGCCGTCCAGGACCACGGCTCGATCACCGGCGACGCCGTCCGCGGCACCTACGACCAGGCCCGCGCGGACCTGGCCGCCCTGGAGAAGCTGGGCATCTCGTACAACGAGGTCGTCCAGCTCCTTGAGGACGAGGGCGTCGACAAGTTCGAGTCGGCGTGGAACGACCTGCTCAAGTCGACCGAGGCGGAACTCAAGCGCCTCGCCCCCTCGGAGGGCTGATCCCCTTGACCGCAACCCACGGAGCCAATCCGCTCCGTGACCCCGCGGACCGAAGGCTCCCGCGCATCGCGGGGCCTTCGGGCCTGGTCATCTTCGGTGTCACGGGCGACCTGTCCCGCAAGAAGCTGATGCCGGCGGTCTACGACCTGGCCAACCGCGGCCTGCTGCCGCCGGGCTTCTCACTCATCGGCTTCGCCCGCCGCGACTGGGAGAACGAGGACTTCGCCCAGGTCGTGCACGACGCCGTCAAGGAGCACGCACGTACCGCGTTCCGCGAGGAGGTCTGGCAGCAGCTCAGCCAGGGCATGCGGTTCGTGCAGGGCACCTTCGACGACGACGAGGCGTTCGAGACGCTGAAGTCGACGATCGAGGACCTCGACAAGTCGCAGGGCACGGGCGGCAACTTCGCCTTCTACCTGTCGGTGCCGCCGAAGTTCTTCCCCAAGGTCGTCAAGCAGCTCAAGAAGCACGGGCTCGCCGACCAGAAGGAAGGGTCCTGGCGCCGCGCCGTCATCGAGAAGCCGTTCGGCCACGACCTCAAGTCCGCGAAGGAACTCAACGCGGTCGTCCACGAGGTCTTCCCGCCGCACGAGGTCTTCCGGATCGACCACTACCTCGGCAAGGAGACCGTCCAGAACATCCTGGCGCTCCGCTTCGCCAACACCCTCTTCGAGCCGATCTGGAACCGGTCGTACGTCGACCACGTGCAGATCACCATGGCCGAAGACATCGGTATCGGCGGCCGGGCCGGGTACTACGACGGCATCGGCGCCGCGCGCGACGTCATCCAGAACCACCTGCTCCAGCTCATGGCGCTGACCGCGATGGAGGAGCCCGCCTCCTTCGACGCGGACGCGCTGGTCGCGGAGAAGACCAAGGTGCTCGGCGCCGTACGGCTGCCGAAGGACCTGGGGGCCGACACCGTGCGCGGCCAGTACGCCTCGGGCTGGCAGGGCGGCGAGAAGGCCGTCGGCTACCTCCAGGAAGACGGCATCGACCCCAAGTCGAAGACCGACACGTACGCCGCGATCAAGGTGGAGATTGAGAACCGCCGCTGGGCGGGCGTCCCGTTCTATCTCCGTACCGGCAAGCGCCTCGGCCGCCGCGTCACCGAGATCGCGGTCGTCTTCCAGCGCGCGCCGCACTCGCCCTTCGACCACACGGCGACCGAGGAGCTGGGGCAGAACGCCCTCGTCATCCGCGTTCAGCCGGACGAGGGCGTGACGATGCGGTTCGGCTCCAAGGTGCCCGGTACCTCCATGGAGGTACGGGACGTCTCGATGGACTTCCAGTACGGCGAGTCCTTCACCGAGTCCAGCCCCGAGGCGTACGAGCGACTCATCCTCGACGTGCTGCTCGGCGACGCCAACCTCTTCCCGCGCACGGAGGAGGTCGAGCTCTCCTGGAAGATCCTCGACCCGATCGAGGAGTTCTGGGACAAGCACGGCAGGCCCGCCCAGTACGAGTCCGGGACCTGGGGTCCCGCCGAGGCGGACGAAATGCTCGCACGAGACGGACGGAGCTGGCGGCGGCCATGAAGATCGACCTCACGGACACCACGTCCAGCAAGATCAACAAGGCGCTGGTCCAGGGCCGGAAGGCCATCGGGTCACCCTCGGTCGGCATGGTCCTCACCCTGGTCGTCGTCACCGACGAGGAGAACGCGTACGACGCCCTGAGGGCCGCGAGCGACGCGTCGAGGGAACACCCCTCGCGCATGCTCGTCGTCGTCAAGCGCCCCTCGCGCTCCCCGCGGGACCGCGCCAACGCGCGCCTCGACGCCGAGGTGCGGGTCGGCGAGGACGCCGGCATCGGCGAGACGGTCATCCTCCGGCTGTACGGCGAGGTCATCGACCACGCCCAGTCGGTGGTGCTGCCGCTGCTGCTGCCCGACGCCCCGGTCGTCGCCTGGTGGCCGGTGAACTCGCCGCCCAGCCCGGCCAAGGACCCGCTGGGCGCGCTGGCCCAGCGTCGCGTCACGGACTCCTACACCGCGCAGAGCCCGGTCGAGGAGCTCAAGGAACGCGCCGCCGTCTACACGCCGGGCGACACGGACCTGGCATGGAGCCGGATCACCCCGTGGCGTTCCATGCTCGCCGCCGCCCTCGACCAGGTGACCTGCAAGGTCACCTCGGTCGAGGTGGAGGGCGAGCAGGACAACCCGAGCTGTGAACTGCTCGGGATGTGGCTGGCCGACCGCCTCGGCGTGCCGGTGCGGCGCGCCGTGTCCAAGGGCCCTGGGCTCACCGCCGTGCGGATGGAGACCACCTGCGGTCCGGTCTCCATCGACCGAGCCGACGGCTCCCTCGCGACCCTCTCCATCGAGGGCCAGCCCGACCGCGCGGTGGCGCTCAACCGCCGCGAGACGGCCGAGCTGATCGCGGAGGAACTGCGCAGGCTCGACCCGGACGACACGTACGCGTCGACGCTGCGCTTCGGCGTGGACCGGCTCGCCGAGTCGTCGGCCGGGGCACCGGCGGGCGACACGGCCAAGGACGGTGCGGCGCCGGCCGCGAAGAAGACCGCGGCCAAGCGGGCGGCGTCCAAGTGAGCACGACGCCGCAGCTCGTCGTGCATCGCGACAAGGAGCTGATGGCGTGCGCCACGGCGGCGCGGCTGATCACGAAGATCGTGGACGCGCAGGCGTCGCGCGGCTCCGCGTCGGTCGTCCTGACCGGCGGGCGCAACGGCAACGGCCTGCTGGCCGCGCTGGCGTCGTCGCCCGCGCGGGACGCGGTCGACTGGTCGCGGCTCGACCTGTGGTGGGGTGACGAACGCTTCCTCCCCGAGGGGGACAGCGAGCGCAATGTCACCCAGGCACGCGACGCGCTGCTCGGCAGTGTCCCGCTCGACCCGAAGCGGGTGCACGCGATGGCCGCCTCGGACGGCCCGTACGGCAGCGACATCGAGGCGGCCGCGGCCGCCTACGCCGCCGAACTGGCCGCCGCGGCGCGGCCCGAGGACCACGCACAGGTACCGTCGTTCGACGTCCTGATGCTGGGCGTGGGGCCCGACACCCATGTCGCGTCGCTGTTCCCCGAGCTGCCCGGCGTACGGGAGAGCGAACGCACGGTGGTCGCCGTGCACGGGGCTCCGAAGCCGCCGCCGCTGCGCATCTCGCTCACGCTGCCCGCCATCAGGGCGGCACACGAGGTGTGGCTGCTCGCGGCGGGCGAGGACAAGGCCGAGGCAGCGGAGATCGCGCTGTCCGGCGCCGGCGAGATCCAGGCTCCCGCGGCGGGTGCGACCGGCAGGGCGCGCACGCTGTGGCTGCTGGACGAGGCGGCGGCGTCGAAGCTGCCGCGCGCGCTCTACCCGCCGGCCTCCGCCTGAGGCACGGGCATACGGGCGTACCTGACGGCCCGGTCCCCCTCCCGCGATCAGCGGGGGAGGGGCCGGGCCGTCGGCGTGCCCCTCCTCGGCTGAGCCGTGCGGGCCCGCGCCGGGGGCGTCGGGGGGAGGTGCCGCCTCGCCGCGCGGTTCAGACGTTCGCGCCGTCCAGCAGGCGCAGGAGGTGCGCCGCGCGGTGTTCCGCGGCGCCGGGCGGATTGCGCGAGCCCGGCCCCGAGGCGTCCCCGAGCAGCAGGAAGAGCCATACGAGGGAGAGCAGCCTGCGGCAGTCGTCGTAGCGGGCGGCCTCCGCGCGCGTCAGCGGGAAGTGCCCCAGGAACAGGGGGACGTCGAGCCCGCCCTCC
Encoded proteins:
- the tkt gene encoding transketolase; amino-acid sequence: MSTKPTTTDLEWTELDQRAVDTVRVLAADAVQKVGNGHPGTAMSLAPAAYTLFQKVMRHDPADADWTGRDRFVLSAGHSSLTLYIQLYLAGFGLELDDLKALRTWGSKTPGHPEYGHTVGVETTTGPLGQGVANAVGMAMATRYERGLFDPDAEQGASPFDHFIYAIAGDGCLEEGISAEASSLAGHQKLGNLILLWDDNHISIEGDTETAVSEDTVKRYEAYGWHVQRVEPKADGDLDPKALYTAIEKAKAVTDRPSFIAMRSIIAWPAPHAQNTEAAHGSALGTDEVAAIKRVLGFDPEQDFEVADEVVGHTRKALDRGREARAEWEKTFAAWRTANPEHAQTFDRVASGALPEGWEDALPVFETGTSLATRAASGKVLQSLGPVVPELWGGSADLAGSNNTTFDKNSSFLPVGNPLPEADQYGRTIHFGIREHSMAAEMNGITLHGNTRVYGGTFLIFSDYMRNAVRLSALMHLPVTYVWTHDSIGLGEDGPTHQPIEQLATLRAIPGLNVVRPADANETVIAWREILRRYTKEYGKGHPHGLALTRQGVPTYAPNEDTARGGYVLAEAEGGTPQVVLIGTGSEVQLAVEARERLQAEGVPTRVVSMPSVEWFEEQSQEYRESVLPPSVKARVAVEAGIALTWYRYVGDAGRVVSIEHFGASADGKVLFREFGFTADAVLAAARESLDASAR
- the tal gene encoding transaldolase, yielding MTDALKRLSDEGVAIWLDDLSRKRITSGNLAELIDEQHVVGVTTNPSIFQKAISQGDGYDTQLTELAARKVTVEEAIRMITTADVRDAADILRPTFDATGGTDGRVSIEVDPRLAHNTLATLAEAKQLAWLVDRPNTLIKIPATRAGIPAITETIGRGISVNVTLIFSLERYREVMDAYLSGLEKAKAAGLDLSKIHSVASFFVSRVDTEVDKRLDALGTDEAKAARGKAAVANARLAYEAYEEVFGSDRWAVLDRAQANKQRPLWASTGVKDKAYKDTMYVDDLVAPNTVNTMPEATLYAVQDHGSITGDAVRGTYDQARADLAALEKLGISYNEVVQLLEDEGVDKFESAWNDLLKSTEAELKRLAPSEG
- the zwf gene encoding glucose-6-phosphate dehydrogenase: MTATHGANPLRDPADRRLPRIAGPSGLVIFGVTGDLSRKKLMPAVYDLANRGLLPPGFSLIGFARRDWENEDFAQVVHDAVKEHARTAFREEVWQQLSQGMRFVQGTFDDDEAFETLKSTIEDLDKSQGTGGNFAFYLSVPPKFFPKVVKQLKKHGLADQKEGSWRRAVIEKPFGHDLKSAKELNAVVHEVFPPHEVFRIDHYLGKETVQNILALRFANTLFEPIWNRSYVDHVQITMAEDIGIGGRAGYYDGIGAARDVIQNHLLQLMALTAMEEPASFDADALVAEKTKVLGAVRLPKDLGADTVRGQYASGWQGGEKAVGYLQEDGIDPKSKTDTYAAIKVEIENRRWAGVPFYLRTGKRLGRRVTEIAVVFQRAPHSPFDHTATEELGQNALVIRVQPDEGVTMRFGSKVPGTSMEVRDVSMDFQYGESFTESSPEAYERLILDVLLGDANLFPRTEEVELSWKILDPIEEFWDKHGRPAQYESGTWGPAEADEMLARDGRSWRRP
- the opcA gene encoding glucose-6-phosphate dehydrogenase assembly protein OpcA, with product MKIDLTDTTSSKINKALVQGRKAIGSPSVGMVLTLVVVTDEENAYDALRAASDASREHPSRMLVVVKRPSRSPRDRANARLDAEVRVGEDAGIGETVILRLYGEVIDHAQSVVLPLLLPDAPVVAWWPVNSPPSPAKDPLGALAQRRVTDSYTAQSPVEELKERAAVYTPGDTDLAWSRITPWRSMLAAALDQVTCKVTSVEVEGEQDNPSCELLGMWLADRLGVPVRRAVSKGPGLTAVRMETTCGPVSIDRADGSLATLSIEGQPDRAVALNRRETAELIAEELRRLDPDDTYASTLRFGVDRLAESSAGAPAGDTAKDGAAPAAKKTAAKRAASK
- the pgl gene encoding 6-phosphogluconolactonase; translated protein: MSTTPQLVVHRDKELMACATAARLITKIVDAQASRGSASVVLTGGRNGNGLLAALASSPARDAVDWSRLDLWWGDERFLPEGDSERNVTQARDALLGSVPLDPKRVHAMAASDGPYGSDIEAAAAAYAAELAAAARPEDHAQVPSFDVLMLGVGPDTHVASLFPELPGVRESERTVVAVHGAPKPPPLRISLTLPAIRAAHEVWLLAAGEDKAEAAEIALSGAGEIQAPAAGATGRARTLWLLDEAAASKLPRALYPPASA